From a region of the Anomalospiza imberbis isolate Cuckoo-Finch-1a 21T00152 chromosome 3, ASM3175350v1, whole genome shotgun sequence genome:
- the ZBTB24 gene encoding zinc finger and BTB domain-containing protein 24 isoform X1: protein MAKTTDPSEKLIIHSKAHKDTILANFEEQRKKDFLCDITLIVENVQFRAHKALLAASSEYFSMMFVNEGEIGQSVYMLEGMVADTFGVLLEFIYTGCLCASEKSTEQILATAQLLKVTDLVWACTDYLESHSPGSALPAPAESVASVVASDRKNDDPPKRKRGRPRKIKVVQEEEEESGANSAEDGQLRENNSMQNEQNYIKKDTEVEETVASEQASGRKEGEETEPSCGSEAVVDLSAEKDENYDPKSEGIQSTQSRYSKRRIRRSIKLKDYKLLGDEDEKGLAKRTDGKRKREGSEARCKDCGKVFKYNHFLAIHQRSHTGERPFKCSECGKGFSQKHSLQVHERMHTGERPYMCTICSKALTTKHSLLEHMSLHSGQKAFTCDQCGKYFSQKRQLKSHYRLHTGRSLPECSQCRRKFMDAAQLKKHLRTHTGEKPFTCEICGKSFTAKSSLQTHIRIHRGEKPYSCDICGKSFSDSSAKRRHCILHTGKKPFACPECSLQFARLDNLKSHLKIHSREKQFQEASAAPNTNTHPEEVRNILQLQQYQLATSGGQEIQLLVTDAVHNINFMPSHNQSISIVTAENAPSMTTEQAANLALLAQPPQQLQNLLLSAQQEQAEQIQSINVIANQIEAAQPEQMHVITLSKEALEHLHAHQGQNEQIHLAGSSHPAQHVQLAQESSQQSHSSHDTVPSHQVSEEHNQSVLVPNPISSLCQ from the exons ATGGCAAAAACAACTGATCCTTCTGAGAAACTGATCATCCACTCCAAAGCTCACAAAGATACCATTCTAGCTAATTTTgaggaacaaaggaaaaaggattTTCTTTGTGACATTACTCTGATAGTGGAGAATGTGCAATTCAGAGCCCACAAAGCTTTGCTGGCTGCCAGCAGTGAATACTTCTCAATGATGTTTGTTAATGAGGGCGAAATAGGGCAGTCAGTTTACATGTTGGAGGGAATGGTTGCAGACACCTTTGGAGTTCTGCTAGAATTTATTTACACTGGTTGCCTCTGTGCCAGTGAGAAAAGCACAGAACAAATCCTGGCTACTGCACAGCTGCTGAAAGTAACTGACTTGGTGTGGGCCTGTACAGACTACCTGGAAAGCCACAGCCCAGGTAGTGCATTGCCAGCTCCAGCTGAAAGTGTAGCCTCTGTTGTTGCAAGTGACAGAAAAAATGATGATCCACCAAAGCGAAAACGGGGGCGACCAAGGAAAATCAAGGTTGtccaggaagaagaagaagaatcaGGAGCAAATTCTGCTGAAGATGGGCAGCTGAGAGAAAACAACTCCATGCAAAATGagcaaaattatattaaaaaagacACTGAAGTAGAAGAAACAGTTGCCAGTGAACAGGCTTCAGGGAGGAAAGAGGGTGAAGAAACGGAACCTTCTTGTGGCTCAGAGGCTGTTGTTGATCTGTCAGCTGAGAAAGATGAAAACTATGATCCCAAATCTGAAGGAATACAGAGCACTCAGAGCCGTTACAGCAAACGTAGAATAAGGAGATCAATCAAACTAAAAGATTATAAACTTCTTGGGGATGAGGATGAGAAAGGACTGGCAAAGAGAACCGATGGAAAAAGAAAACGTGAGGGTTCTGAAGCTCGCTGTAAAGACTGTGGCAAAGTATTTAAGTACAATCACTTCTTGGCTATTCACCAGCGAAGCCATACAG GGGAGCGCCCTTTTAAATGCAGTGAGTGTGGCAAAGGCTTTTCCCAGAAGCATTCTCTTCAAGTCCATGAGCGAATGCACACCGGGGAGCGGCCCTACATGTGCACCATTTGCAGTAAGGCTTTGACAACAAAGCATTCTCTTCTGGAGCACATGAGCCTACATTCAG GGCAGAAGGCTTTTACGTGCGATCAGTGTGGGAAATACTTCAGCCAAAAGAGACAGCTCAAGAGCCACTATCGACTACACACAG GCCGTTCACTGCCGGAATGTAGCCAGTGTCGGCGCAAATTCATGGATGCAGCTCAGCTAAAGAAACATCTAAGAACACATACAG GTGAGAAGCCCTTCACTTGTGAGATTTGTGGCAAATCATTTACAGCTAAAAGTTCACTTCAGACTCACATTAGAATTCACAG aggAGAAAAGCCATATTCTTGTGATATATGTGGAAAATCCTTCTCTGATTCCAGTGCTAAGAGAAGACATTGTATCTTACACACAGGCAAAAAGCCTTTTGCCTGCCCAGAATGTAGTTTGCAGTTTGCTCGTCTGGACAATCTGAAGTCTCATTTGAAAATTcacagcagggaaaagcagtTTCAGGAAGCCAGCGCTGCCCCAAACACCAACACTCATCCGGAAGAAGTGAGAAAcattctccagctgcagcagtacCAACTTGCCACCTCAGGAGGGCAGGAAATTCAGCTGCTGGTTACGGATGCAGTACACAACATCAACTTCATGCCCAGCCACAATCAAAGCATCAGTATTGTGACTGCAGAAAATGCCCCCAGCATGACGACAGAGCAGGCTGCGAACCTCGCGCTCCTTGCGCAGCCACCACAGCAGCTGCAAAACTTACTGCTTTCAGCTCAGCAGGAGCAAGCAGAACAAATTCAAAGTATCAATGTGATTGCAAACCAAATAGAGGCTGCCCAACCTGAACAAATGCATGTCATCACTCTTTCCAAGGAAGCACTAGAACATCTCCATGCTCATCAAGGACAAAATGAACAAATCCACTTGGCAGGATCTTCACATCCAGCTCAGCACGTGCAGCTGGCTCAGGAATCAAGTCAGCAGTCTCACTCTAGCCACGATACGGTTCCTTCCCATCAAGTCAGTGAAGAACATAATCAAAGTGTACTTGTTCCAAATCCCATCAGCAGCCTCTGTCAGTAA
- the ZBTB24 gene encoding zinc finger and BTB domain-containing protein 24 isoform X2 — protein sequence MAKTTDPSEKLIIHSKAHKDTILANFEEQRKKDFLCDITLIVENVQFRAHKALLAASSEYFSMMFVNEGEIGQSVYMLEGMVADTFGVLLEFIYTGCLCASEKSTEQILATAQLLKVTDLVWACTDYLESHSPGSALPAPAESVASVVASDRKNDDPPKRKRGRPRKIKVVQEEEEESGANSAEDGQLRENNSMQNEQNYIKKDTEVEETVASEQASGRKEGEETEPSCGSEAVVDLSAEKDENYDPKSEGIQSTQSRYSKRRIRRSIKLKDYKLLGDEDEKGLAKRTDGKRKREGSEARCKDCGKVFKYNHFLAIHQRSHTGERPFKCSECGKGFSQKHSLQVHERMHTGERPYMCTICSKALTTKHSLLEHMSLHSGQKAFTCDQCGKYFSQKRQLKSHYRLHTGRSLPECSQCRRKFMDAAQLKKHLRTHTAT from the exons ATGGCAAAAACAACTGATCCTTCTGAGAAACTGATCATCCACTCCAAAGCTCACAAAGATACCATTCTAGCTAATTTTgaggaacaaaggaaaaaggattTTCTTTGTGACATTACTCTGATAGTGGAGAATGTGCAATTCAGAGCCCACAAAGCTTTGCTGGCTGCCAGCAGTGAATACTTCTCAATGATGTTTGTTAATGAGGGCGAAATAGGGCAGTCAGTTTACATGTTGGAGGGAATGGTTGCAGACACCTTTGGAGTTCTGCTAGAATTTATTTACACTGGTTGCCTCTGTGCCAGTGAGAAAAGCACAGAACAAATCCTGGCTACTGCACAGCTGCTGAAAGTAACTGACTTGGTGTGGGCCTGTACAGACTACCTGGAAAGCCACAGCCCAGGTAGTGCATTGCCAGCTCCAGCTGAAAGTGTAGCCTCTGTTGTTGCAAGTGACAGAAAAAATGATGATCCACCAAAGCGAAAACGGGGGCGACCAAGGAAAATCAAGGTTGtccaggaagaagaagaagaatcaGGAGCAAATTCTGCTGAAGATGGGCAGCTGAGAGAAAACAACTCCATGCAAAATGagcaaaattatattaaaaaagacACTGAAGTAGAAGAAACAGTTGCCAGTGAACAGGCTTCAGGGAGGAAAGAGGGTGAAGAAACGGAACCTTCTTGTGGCTCAGAGGCTGTTGTTGATCTGTCAGCTGAGAAAGATGAAAACTATGATCCCAAATCTGAAGGAATACAGAGCACTCAGAGCCGTTACAGCAAACGTAGAATAAGGAGATCAATCAAACTAAAAGATTATAAACTTCTTGGGGATGAGGATGAGAAAGGACTGGCAAAGAGAACCGATGGAAAAAGAAAACGTGAGGGTTCTGAAGCTCGCTGTAAAGACTGTGGCAAAGTATTTAAGTACAATCACTTCTTGGCTATTCACCAGCGAAGCCATACAG GGGAGCGCCCTTTTAAATGCAGTGAGTGTGGCAAAGGCTTTTCCCAGAAGCATTCTCTTCAAGTCCATGAGCGAATGCACACCGGGGAGCGGCCCTACATGTGCACCATTTGCAGTAAGGCTTTGACAACAAAGCATTCTCTTCTGGAGCACATGAGCCTACATTCAG GGCAGAAGGCTTTTACGTGCGATCAGTGTGGGAAATACTTCAGCCAAAAGAGACAGCTCAAGAGCCACTATCGACTACACACAG GCCGTTCACTGCCGGAATGTAGCCAGTGTCGGCGCAAATTCATGGATGCAGCTCAGCTAAAGAAACATCTAAGAACACATACAG CCACATGA